From a region of the Acinetobacter larvae genome:
- a CDS encoding glycosyltransferase: MNPKKILIIGDYFSGHGGTEKVLHDFYWHFYKKYDIGLLCIDSDINERQWLNDINDVHFLNVSEYLKKIYSKNIFLKIIMQLGLKKLFKNSIYYKLLKKSIASKKPDLIISTSYVFLKQIRKIISQEQLNCKVVYWDHMANSYYLKNDKLFLNNIYQPDYYFAISSGIKNSLSNLNISHEKLFLIYNPISAQSENKFSLTPIKFIYIGRLMLEKQKRCLDIIHAVKIIEHLDFSVELYGDGEERALLEKEVKKLNLMDKISFKGWVNNPWHEINQASCLLLSSQYEGFGLVLAEAISYGIPVISSNCKYGPEDIILPQINGQLYATGDIQQLASSMALFIKQPSLFYQPAVIKSSIEKFYTANYFENLNTILQTILNDHSDAS; this comes from the coding sequence ATGAATCCTAAGAAAATACTAATCATTGGGGATTATTTCAGCGGCCATGGAGGTACTGAAAAAGTTCTCCATGATTTTTATTGGCATTTCTATAAAAAGTATGACATTGGTTTGTTATGTATAGACTCAGATATCAATGAAAGGCAATGGTTAAATGATATCAATGATGTTCACTTTTTAAATGTCAGTGAATATCTCAAAAAAATTTATTCTAAAAATATATTTTTAAAAATCATCATGCAATTGGGGCTTAAAAAATTATTTAAAAATAGCATATATTATAAACTATTAAAAAAATCTATTGCCTCAAAAAAACCAGATCTCATCATCTCCACATCTTATGTTTTTTTAAAACAAATTAGAAAAATTATTTCCCAAGAACAACTTAATTGTAAAGTCGTATATTGGGATCATATGGCAAATAGCTACTATTTAAAAAATGATAAGCTTTTTTTAAATAATATTTACCAACCCGATTATTATTTTGCTATTAGCTCAGGAATAAAAAATTCTTTATCCAACCTCAATATATCTCATGAAAAATTATTTTTAATATATAATCCAATATCTGCACAATCTGAGAATAAATTTTCGTTAACGCCTATAAAATTTATCTATATAGGTCGACTAATGCTCGAAAAACAAAAAAGATGTTTAGATATAATTCATGCAGTAAAAATAATTGAGCATTTAGATTTTAGTGTTGAACTATACGGTGATGGTGAAGAACGCGCTCTATTAGAGAAAGAAGTAAAAAAATTAAATCTAATGGATAAAATAAGCTTCAAGGGGTGGGTAAATAATCCATGGCACGAGATAAACCAAGCGAGTTGCTTATTACTTAGCTCGCAATATGAAGGTTTTGGTCTAGTTTTAGCTGAAGCAATTTCTTATGGAATCCCAGTTATTTCATCCAATTGCAAATATGGTCCAGAAGATATTATCCTCCCGCAAATAAATGGACAATTATACGCAACTGGCGATATCCAACAGTTAGCATCATCCATGGCATTATTTATAAAACAGCCTAGTCTTTTTTACCAGCCAGCAGTCATAAAATCATCAATTGAAAAATTTTATACCGCAAACTATTTTGAAAATTTAAATACGATCTTGCAAACAATACTAAATGATCATTCAGATGCTTCATAA
- the aspS gene encoding aspartate--tRNA ligase, whose amino-acid sequence MMRTHYCGSLTEAQIDNTVTLCGWVHRRRDHGGVIFLDIRDRDGLVQVVIDPDTPEAFATADKARSEYVLKITGRVRRRYAGTENANMVSGQIEVLGKEIEVLATSETPPFPLNDETVNVSEDVRLKYRFLDIRRPEMLDRLRFRSKVTTLIRNYLDEHGFLDVETPILTRATPEGARDYLVPSRVSNGSFYALPQSPQLFKQLLMVGGIDRYYQIAKCFRDEDLRADRQPEFTQIDIETSFLNDDDIMDLMEGMTVKLFNDLLGVQFDKFQRMPYSEAMRDYASDKPDLRIPLKLVDVADLMQDVEFKVFAGPAKDPKGRIVALRVPGAGALPRSQIDEYTKFVAIYGAKGLAYIKVNELAKGIEGLQSPIVKFIEPIVLDLLKRVGAEDGDIVFFGADKAKVVNDAMGALRVKIGHDLNLATCQWAPLWVVDFPMFEETDDGKWTSVHHPFTLPKSSVEEVKNNPGEALSVAYDMVLNGTEIGGGSLRIYTLEMQKAIFEALGIGEEEAEEKFSFLLNALKFGAPPHGGLAFGLDRLVMLMTGASSIRDVIAFPKTKTAECPLTQAPAPVESTQLRDLGIRLREKAKAEEQQA is encoded by the coding sequence ATGATGCGAACTCATTACTGCGGCTCTTTAACAGAAGCCCAAATAGATAATACAGTGACTTTATGCGGTTGGGTACACCGTCGCCGCGATCATGGCGGTGTAATCTTCCTTGATATCCGTGATCGTGACGGTCTCGTTCAAGTGGTTATTGACCCAGACACCCCTGAAGCATTTGCAACAGCAGACAAAGCGCGTTCTGAATACGTGCTTAAAATCACTGGTCGTGTACGTCGTCGTTATGCTGGCACCGAAAATGCCAATATGGTGAGCGGTCAAATTGAAGTATTAGGCAAGGAAATTGAAGTTCTTGCAACTTCTGAAACACCGCCATTCCCATTGAACGACGAAACCGTGAACGTTTCTGAGGATGTGCGTTTAAAATATCGCTTCCTCGATATTCGTCGTCCAGAAATGCTGGATCGCCTACGTTTCCGTTCAAAAGTCACGACGCTTATCCGTAACTATCTCGATGAACACGGTTTTCTAGATGTAGAAACACCAATTTTAACCCGTGCAACACCAGAAGGTGCACGTGATTATTTGGTACCAAGTCGTGTATCGAATGGTAGTTTCTATGCATTGCCACAATCACCACAATTGTTCAAACAATTACTCATGGTCGGTGGTATTGATCGCTATTATCAAATCGCAAAATGCTTCCGTGATGAAGACTTGCGTGCTGACCGTCAACCAGAATTTACCCAAATCGATATTGAAACATCATTCTTAAATGATGATGATATTATGGATTTGATGGAAGGTATGACCGTTAAATTATTTAATGATTTACTTGGTGTACAATTCGATAAATTCCAACGCATGCCCTATTCAGAAGCAATGCGTGATTATGCATCGGACAAACCCGACCTTCGTATTCCACTGAAATTAGTTGATGTTGCCGATCTTATGCAAGACGTTGAATTTAAAGTCTTCGCAGGTCCAGCCAAAGATCCTAAAGGTCGCATCGTTGCCCTTCGCGTACCAGGTGCAGGTGCACTACCACGTAGCCAAATCGACGAATACACCAAATTTGTTGCTATCTATGGTGCAAAAGGCTTGGCATACATCAAAGTCAATGAATTAGCCAAAGGTATTGAGGGTCTACAATCACCCATCGTAAAATTCATCGAGCCTATTGTCCTTGATCTATTAAAACGTGTGGGCGCTGAAGACGGTGATATCGTTTTCTTTGGTGCTGACAAAGCAAAAGTTGTTAATGATGCTATGGGCGCATTACGTGTCAAAATCGGTCATGATCTCAACTTAGCAACCTGTCAATGGGCACCATTGTGGGTTGTTGACTTTCCAATGTTTGAAGAAACTGATGACGGCAAATGGACTTCTGTACACCATCCATTTACCCTACCTAAATCCAGTGTGGAAGAGGTTAAAAATAACCCAGGTGAAGCACTTTCAGTCGCCTATGATATGGTCCTCAATGGGACTGAAATCGGTGGTGGCTCGCTACGTATTTATACACTTGAAATGCAAAAAGCTATTTTTGAAGCACTCGGTATTGGTGAAGAAGAAGCTGAAGAGAAATTTAGCTTCTTACTCAATGCTTTAAAATTTGGTGCTCCACCCCATGGTGGTCTAGCATTTGGTTTAGACCGTTTGGTTATGCTGATGACTGGTGCTTCATCTATTCGCGACGTCATCGCCTTCCCGAAAACCAAAACAGCCGAATGCCCTCTAACCCAAGCACCGGCGCCTGTTGAAAGTACTCAGTTACGGGATCTTGGTATACGTTTGCGCGAAAAGGCAAAAGCTGAAGAGCAACAAGCTTAA
- a CDS encoding DUF4184 family protein, which translates to MPFTLSHTVLVPVFHYASRRQLPIAALAIGCMIPDLSRLFTNLDVHFSHQWASLISSNLILGLLFCLLWYRLYRPVLYIFLKLDDPILLPTTASMLVFIWACTLSIIFGAASHILWDGVTHADFRTFMFKDALQQSYFILGQDYPLHFILQISSSAIALPMVCWLCYRYIQAHQQPQYFIENTLRYALILTLCAICAGSIYAATFLMSCSQAQWQHHLYWLTGVSINYFFRAFLVTWSIGCLIFLKRKKYQTALNRYRGAR; encoded by the coding sequence ATGCCTTTTACCTTGTCTCATACCGTACTGGTCCCTGTTTTTCACTATGCAAGCCGACGGCAGTTACCGATTGCAGCGCTCGCCATTGGCTGTATGATTCCCGATTTAAGCCGTTTATTTACCAATCTTGATGTTCACTTTAGTCATCAATGGGCGAGCTTAATCAGTAGCAACTTGATATTAGGCTTGCTCTTTTGCTTATTATGGTATCGGTTATATCGCCCCGTTTTATATATTTTTTTAAAACTAGATGATCCAATATTACTGCCCACGACAGCTAGCATGCTAGTGTTTATATGGGCATGTACGCTGAGTATTATATTCGGTGCAGCCAGTCATATTCTTTGGGATGGCGTCACACACGCCGATTTTAGAACCTTTATGTTTAAAGATGCTTTACAACAAAGCTATTTCATTTTAGGTCAGGATTATCCCCTACACTTTATTTTACAAATATCCAGTTCAGCCATAGCACTGCCGATGGTGTGCTGGTTATGTTACCGTTATATTCAAGCGCACCAGCAACCCCAATATTTTATTGAAAATACCTTGCGCTATGCCCTCATCCTGACGCTATGCGCTATATGTGCAGGCAGTATTTATGCCGCTACTTTTTTAATGTCTTGCAGTCAAGCACAATGGCAACATCATTTATATTGGCTTACAGGCGTGAGTATTAATTACTTTTTTAGAGCATTTTTAGTCACTTGGAGTATTGGTTGCCTCATCTTTTTAAAAAGAAAAAAATACCAGACCGCACTCAATCGATATAGAGGAGCGCGCTAA
- the znuD gene encoding zinc piracy TonB-dependent receptor ZnuD yields MKFTPTILSFSIFAALSNSIWAHEAEPQQLETIQLHATTQNTAGAVLTLGENQLKQSATTIGEVLANQPGIQSSGFGAGASRPVVRGQDAVRAKVLSNAGDSMDVSSLSPDHVITVDPQLAEKVELIRGPASLLYSAGSTGGVMNVIDQRIPSKMPERGYEGQIGVRYNTGNDERLAHAGVTVGLGEHVALRVEGVTREANNYIAPNYVVTEDHGDHVHYNKNRRVTDSFSESDNFNVGLSWIGDRGFAGVAYAKRKDKYGLPGHSHEYESCHTHGLTLYCAPHDDDHDHGHSHDHGHSHDHDHGHSHDDDHEHGGPWIDMVSERYDFRSELNDPFAGFKKLKFQAGYTDYYHNELEGDALSTRFESKAYDGRVELQHHSIAGWDGSLGAQYSQQKLDLSGEEAIMAPAKTQKYSVFALEQKQIDQVKLELSGRFDHQKIDIDNSQQKNYDGNAYSLAAATHWEFMPNYNLSLTASHQQRLPLAQELYSDGKHFATNTYEKGTEDLKKEKSNQIELGFNYDNDRLHYDVNVYHQWFDDYIYAETLDRYKDFRLIKYTQDNAKFYGLEGQVNYQITPMYNIGLFGDYVRGKIDAENAPRVPAGRLGTKIKANFDDHWSGSAEFYRVFKQDKISAYEHETAGYNMLNLGVAYTGQYKALDQYRVFLNANNLLDSDVYQHASFLSQIPQMGRNFMMGVDFKF; encoded by the coding sequence ATGAAATTTACCCCAACAATTTTATCCTTTTCAATATTTGCTGCACTGAGTAATAGTATTTGGGCACATGAGGCTGAACCACAGCAATTAGAAACAATACAACTGCATGCCACAACACAAAATACAGCGGGTGCAGTACTAACCCTTGGGGAAAACCAATTAAAACAAAGTGCAACGACTATTGGTGAAGTATTAGCAAACCAACCTGGTATTCAAAGTAGTGGTTTTGGTGCGGGCGCAAGTCGCCCTGTGGTTCGTGGTCAAGATGCAGTACGTGCCAAAGTACTCAGCAATGCCGGGGATAGCATGGATGTGTCAAGTTTATCGCCAGATCATGTGATTACCGTTGATCCACAGCTCGCTGAAAAAGTTGAATTGATTCGCGGTCCAGCCAGCTTGCTCTATAGCGCTGGTTCGACCGGTGGGGTGATGAATGTTATAGACCAACGTATTCCAAGTAAAATGCCTGAACGCGGTTATGAAGGGCAAATTGGCGTGCGTTATAACACCGGTAATGATGAACGGTTGGCACACGCTGGTGTGACAGTTGGTCTCGGTGAGCATGTTGCCCTAAGAGTTGAAGGGGTGACGCGTGAGGCCAATAACTATATTGCACCAAATTATGTGGTGACAGAAGATCATGGGGATCATGTACATTACAATAAAAATCGTCGTGTAACGGATAGTTTCTCTGAATCTGATAACTTTAATGTGGGCTTATCCTGGATCGGTGACCGTGGTTTTGCTGGGGTGGCCTATGCTAAACGCAAAGACAAATACGGTTTGCCTGGTCATAGCCACGAATATGAAAGCTGTCATACCCATGGTTTAACGCTCTATTGTGCCCCTCATGATGATGACCACGATCATGGACACAGCCACGATCATGGACACAGCCATGACCACGATCATGGACACAGCCATGATGATGATCACGAGCATGGTGGTCCATGGATTGATATGGTTTCAGAACGCTATGATTTCCGTTCTGAACTCAACGATCCTTTTGCTGGATTTAAAAAACTAAAATTCCAAGCCGGCTATACCGATTATTATCATAATGAATTAGAAGGTGATGCACTTTCGACGCGGTTTGAAAGCAAAGCATATGATGGTCGTGTGGAATTACAGCATCATAGCATCGCGGGTTGGGATGGTAGTTTGGGGGCGCAGTATAGCCAACAAAAACTCGATTTGAGTGGTGAAGAAGCGATTATGGCACCAGCAAAAACTCAAAAATATAGTGTATTTGCTTTAGAACAAAAGCAGATCGATCAAGTGAAGTTGGAATTGAGCGGGCGTTTTGACCATCAGAAGATTGATATCGACAACAGCCAGCAAAAAAATTATGACGGGAATGCCTACTCGCTTGCAGCCGCAACGCATTGGGAATTCATGCCGAATTATAATCTGAGCTTAACGGCTTCACATCAGCAACGTTTACCCTTGGCACAAGAACTGTATTCCGACGGTAAACATTTTGCGACCAATACCTATGAAAAAGGCACAGAGGATTTAAAGAAAGAGAAATCCAATCAAATTGAATTAGGCTTTAACTATGATAATGACCGTTTGCATTATGATGTAAATGTTTATCACCAATGGTTTGATGATTATATTTATGCCGAAACTTTGGACCGTTATAAAGATTTTCGCCTGATCAAATATACCCAAGACAATGCCAAATTTTATGGTTTAGAAGGGCAGGTCAATTATCAAATCACACCAATGTATAATATTGGGTTATTTGGTGATTATGTTCGCGGCAAAATAGATGCTGAAAATGCACCTCGCGTGCCTGCTGGTCGACTCGGCACCAAGATTAAGGCTAACTTTGATGATCATTGGAGTGGAAGTGCTGAGTTCTACCGAGTCTTTAAGCAAGATAAAATTAGCGCTTATGAGCACGAAACTGCTGGCTATAATATGCTTAATTTAGGCGTGGCTTATACTGGTCAGTATAAAGCGCTTGATCAGTACCGTGTATTCTTGAATGCCAATAACCTATTAGATAGCGATGTCTATCAACATGCTTCTTTCTTGTCTCAAATTCCGCAGATGGGGCGTAATTTCATGATGGGGGTAGATTTTAAATTCTAG
- a CDS encoding phospholipase D family protein → MRIFRKVHQKLNWSKKRYVGLIVTLFGVAYVASAIYQTVKPLAEGLNYASPLQRAELTFLADQTYLDRHGQQQSNQQIFDQILTLVKQAKTTIVLDMFLFNQQVGGSTLQHRALSQQLTDALMQKRIQQPNVQIVFITDPINTVYGGVASEQFRQLRQAGVDVIETDLRPLRASNPMWSGLWYLCCKDLGNNQQAGWLKNPFGTEKITIRSYLNLLNFKANHRKVIAVDTDEGWQAVVTSMNPHDGSSRHSNVGVLIKGKVAVDVLNTEQAVAALSAGSSPLLVTGADSFADHLPKAQVLTEGAIYQAVLHLLDSAKAGERIDLMMFYLSERKIIEKLMAAQARGVKVRIILDPNKDAFGRQKNGIPNRQVAAELDNAGIDIRWCDTHGEQCHSKMIMKYNNKETELILGSANFTARNLKNYNLETNIRALGASENQVFRDAREYFKRAWFNQDGEQYTVDYTVYQDDSSFKYALYRLMEWSGISTF, encoded by the coding sequence ATGCGTATTTTTCGAAAGGTTCATCAAAAGCTCAATTGGTCAAAAAAACGTTATGTTGGGCTTATTGTGACTTTATTTGGCGTGGCTTATGTGGCTTCAGCCATTTATCAAACCGTTAAACCTTTAGCTGAAGGGTTAAACTATGCGAGCCCTTTGCAGCGTGCTGAGTTAACTTTTTTGGCCGATCAGACCTATCTCGATCGTCATGGTCAGCAACAATCTAACCAACAAATTTTCGATCAAATTTTAACATTAGTGAAGCAAGCGAAAACAACCATTGTATTGGATATGTTTTTATTCAATCAGCAAGTGGGTGGCTCTACCCTTCAACATCGAGCTTTGTCACAGCAATTGACCGATGCCTTGATGCAAAAACGTATCCAACAACCTAATGTACAAATCGTTTTTATTACTGACCCTATTAATACCGTATATGGCGGAGTCGCTTCTGAGCAATTCCGGCAACTGCGGCAGGCGGGTGTGGATGTGATTGAGACGGATTTAAGACCTTTACGTGCATCGAACCCAATGTGGTCTGGCTTATGGTACTTATGTTGTAAGGATTTAGGTAATAATCAACAAGCTGGCTGGCTAAAAAACCCCTTTGGCACTGAAAAAATAACCATTAGAAGTTATCTCAATTTACTTAATTTTAAAGCCAATCATCGTAAAGTCATTGCTGTCGATACTGACGAAGGCTGGCAAGCCGTGGTGACTTCAATGAATCCACATGATGGTAGTTCGAGACATAGTAATGTGGGTGTGTTGATCAAAGGCAAAGTTGCAGTGGATGTGTTGAACACAGAACAAGCTGTAGCGGCATTATCTGCTGGGTCAAGTCCATTGCTGGTCACGGGTGCCGACAGTTTCGCTGACCATCTTCCCAAGGCGCAGGTATTGACAGAGGGTGCAATCTATCAGGCTGTACTCCATTTACTCGATAGTGCCAAAGCCGGTGAGCGCATAGATTTAATGATGTTCTATTTGTCGGAACGAAAAATTATTGAAAAACTTATGGCCGCTCAAGCACGCGGGGTAAAAGTACGTATTATTTTAGATCCGAACAAAGATGCCTTTGGACGACAAAAAAATGGTATACCGAATCGTCAGGTTGCTGCAGAGCTCGACAATGCAGGAATTGATATTCGGTGGTGTGATACCCATGGTGAACAGTGTCATAGCAAAATGATTATGAAATACAATAATAAAGAAACAGAGTTAATTTTAGGCTCCGCCAATTTTACCGCGCGTAATTTAAAAAATTATAATTTGGAAACCAATATTCGTGCGCTTGGTGCCAGTGAAAATCAGGTTTTTCGGGATGCCCGCGAATACTTTAAACGGGCTTGGTTTAACCAAGATGGTGAGCAATATACCGTAGATTATACGGTCTATCAGGATGATTCGAGCTTTAAATATGCTCTCTATCGTCTGATGGAATGGTCTGGGATTTCAACATTTTAG
- a CDS encoding phosphate-starvation-inducible protein PsiE has translation MTESNRSSEKLEQFLDRLGNIAVEAFHYLALFIIGCMIAWSALHTVVEILTVKQYASIDDILLLFIYLELGAMVGIYFKTNHMPVRFLIYVAITALTRLLISVIQHDHQASIDQLIITGSILILALSILVVRYASWHYPSVIRDKHSERSLKRGQKPQPQDDELA, from the coding sequence ATGACCGAATCAAATCGTAGTTCAGAAAAATTAGAACAATTTTTAGATCGCTTAGGCAATATCGCTGTTGAGGCTTTTCATTACCTCGCGCTATTTATTATTGGCTGTATGATTGCGTGGTCTGCGCTACATACGGTGGTTGAAATTTTAACAGTAAAACAATATGCCAGCATCGATGACATTCTCTTGCTGTTTATTTATTTAGAGCTCGGTGCAATGGTTGGGATTTATTTTAAAACCAATCATATGCCAGTACGCTTTCTGATTTATGTTGCCATTACGGCTTTAACCCGATTATTAATTTCAGTTATTCAGCACGATCATCAAGCCAGTATAGATCAGCTCATTATTACCGGTTCTATTCTGATTTTGGCTTTATCCATTTTGGTGGTGCGTTATGCCTCTTGGCACTATCCTTCTGTAATTCGCGACAAGCATAGTGAGCGTAGCTTAAAACGCGGGCAAAAACCGCAACCACAAGATGATGAGCTGGCTTAA
- a CDS encoding acyl-CoA dehydrogenase C-terminal domain-containing protein, with product MPIYHAPLADMRFILNDVFQAEQFWSANEKLAHLDAATAEAILEEMAKFAQNVTLEINRSGDEEGAHFQDGKVTTPAGFKEAFKQYASGGWIGLGADEEWGGQGMPKMLTVLADEMLFATNPSFMLYPLLSVGAGMALSSYASQEQKETYLPKIYSGEWSGTMCLTEPHAGTDLGIIKTKAEPNADGSFNITGTKIFITGGDHDLADNIIHLVLAKTPNAPAGSRGISLFIVPKYLVNADGSLGERNAVSAGSIEHKMGIKASATCVMNFDGAKGFLVGKENEGLAAMFVMMNYERLSMGIQGLGASEFAYQNAAQYATDRLQGRAVTGAQSPEKPADSILVHGDVRRMLLNARANNEASRAFAVYVGQQLDITKFSTDPEAVAKANNRVALLTPIAKAFLTDTAFQACLDAQMCFGGHGYIREWGMEQCVRDLRIAQIYEGTNGVQAQDLIGRKTIKCEGRYLAEYLEDIRDFANGLDPELNFIKDVTLDVATEVEMITQFILERAQENPEFANSAAVDYLHAVGLLSFTYMYARIAKAAFAKPGEFYQNKLALTHYFIQRVLPDINARISKIKAGSEIISGFSEQYFTAQS from the coding sequence ATGCCAATTTATCATGCACCTCTTGCAGATATGCGTTTCATTTTAAATGATGTTTTTCAAGCTGAGCAATTTTGGAGTGCCAACGAAAAACTCGCACATTTAGATGCTGCAACAGCTGAAGCGATTTTAGAAGAAATGGCTAAATTTGCGCAAAATGTAACTTTAGAAATCAACCGTAGTGGTGATGAAGAAGGTGCCCATTTTCAAGATGGCAAAGTCACTACCCCAGCAGGTTTTAAAGAAGCATTTAAACAATATGCATCAGGTGGTTGGATTGGCTTAGGCGCAGATGAGGAATGGGGCGGCCAAGGCATGCCAAAAATGCTCACCGTTCTAGCAGATGAAATGCTTTTTGCAACCAACCCATCTTTCATGCTGTATCCATTATTGTCTGTAGGCGCAGGTATGGCGCTCAGCAGCTATGCTTCACAAGAACAAAAAGAAACTTATTTACCTAAAATTTATAGCGGCGAATGGTCAGGTACCATGTGCTTGACAGAACCACATGCCGGCACAGACCTTGGGATTATCAAAACCAAAGCCGAGCCCAATGCTGATGGTTCCTTTAACATCACTGGCACCAAAATCTTTATTACTGGTGGTGATCATGATCTTGCGGACAACATCATTCACCTAGTGCTCGCCAAAACGCCAAATGCGCCTGCGGGTTCTCGTGGTATTTCACTGTTTATTGTGCCGAAATATCTGGTTAATGCCGACGGTAGCTTGGGTGAACGCAATGCCGTCAGCGCGGGCTCCATCGAGCACAAAATGGGGATTAAAGCCTCAGCGACCTGTGTCATGAACTTCGATGGTGCCAAAGGTTTCTTGGTTGGCAAAGAAAATGAAGGCTTAGCTGCCATGTTTGTCATGATGAACTACGAACGTTTATCGATGGGGATTCAAGGCTTAGGTGCATCTGAGTTTGCCTACCAGAATGCTGCACAATACGCCACCGACCGTTTACAAGGTCGTGCTGTTACCGGTGCACAATCACCAGAAAAACCAGCTGATAGCATCTTGGTACATGGTGATGTGCGTCGGATGCTGCTCAATGCGCGTGCTAATAACGAAGCATCTCGTGCTTTTGCCGTATACGTTGGTCAACAACTGGACATCACTAAATTCTCAACTGATCCAGAAGCCGTTGCCAAAGCCAATAACCGGGTTGCATTATTAACACCGATTGCCAAAGCATTCCTCACCGACACAGCATTCCAAGCTTGTTTAGATGCTCAAATGTGTTTTGGTGGTCATGGTTATATTCGTGAATGGGGCATGGAACAATGTGTACGTGATCTACGTATTGCACAAATCTATGAAGGAACCAATGGTGTTCAAGCACAAGATTTAATCGGACGTAAAACCATTAAATGTGAAGGCCGTTATTTAGCCGAATACCTCGAAGATATTCGCGACTTTGCCAATGGTTTAGATCCAGAATTAAACTTCATCAAAGATGTCACCTTAGACGTGGCAACTGAAGTAGAAATGATTACCCAGTTCATTTTAGAACGTGCACAAGAAAATCCAGAGTTCGCCAACTCGGCTGCGGTTGATTATTTACATGCTGTAGGACTACTCAGCTTTACCTATATGTATGCGCGTATTGCCAAAGCGGCATTTGCCAAACCCGGTGAGTTCTATCAAAATAAATTAGCCCTCACCCATTATTTCATCCAACGTGTATTACCCGATATCAATGCACGGATTAGCAAAATCAAAGCAGGTTCAGAGATTATCTCTGGCTTTAGTGAACAATACTTCACTGCACAGTCTTAA